The window CTAAACTCCGTTTCGACCATACCAGGATCTACGGCACTAACTCGAACAGGGGTGCCTAGAACGTCTTGGTTGATCCCCTCAGACAGAGCACGAACCGCTGCCTTAGTAGCGCAATATACATGTCCTTTGGGGTAGGTTTGGTGTCCAGCAATGGAGCCAATGTTGACAATATCACCCCGACCTCGCTGGATCATGCCTGGTAGC is drawn from Cyanobacteriota bacterium and contains these coding sequences:
- a CDS encoding SDR family NAD(P)-dependent oxidoreductase, with the translated sequence LPGMIQRGRGDIVNIGSIAGHQTYPKGHVYCATKAAVRALSEGINQDVLGTPVRVSAVDPGMVETEFSQVRFHGDRDRAAAVYRGMKALTADDVAEVVLFCVTRPPHVTISEVLVLPTDQAGPLLVHRRS